The Lolium perenne isolate Kyuss_39 chromosome 6, Kyuss_2.0, whole genome shotgun sequence genome segment ACCTTGCCCCCCGTCTCCTCTCCCTCTACTCCTCCCACCCCTCCCTGCTCCCCTACGCCTCCCGCCTGGCCGCCGAGTCCACCTACCCCCTCGCCTACAACATCCTCATCTCCgcctgcctccgccacggcctccCGCGCCAGGCCCTCGCCGCCTACCAACAAATGTCCAATCACGCCGTTCTCCCGGACGCCTTCACCTACCCTTCCGTCCTCCGTGCCTGCGCCGAGGCCGGGGACCTCGCGCTGGGGCGGGCGGTGCACCAGCACGGCGCGGCGGGCGGGATGGACGGGCACTTGTTTTTCCAGAACGCGCTGGTCTCGATGTACGCCAAGTGCGGGGACCTCGTTGCCGCACGCACCGTGTTCGATGGAATGCCACACAAGGACGCGGTGTCATGGAACACGATCATCTCCGGGTATGTGGCGGCTGGCCAATCGCGGCAAGCACTTGACCTGTTCCAACGGATGCGAGCAGACGCCTCGGCGGAGGTGCCACATTCAGTGACATGGAACACGATTGCTGGGGTATACGTCAAGACGCGCGACCACAGGGCAGCGGTTGAGCTGATCCGGGAGATGGTAAACGGCGGCGCAGAGGTGGATTTCGTGACAATCGTGATCGGGCTCAATGCCTGCTCACGGGTTGGCTGGCTGAGGCTGGGCAAGGAGATCCATGGGTTAGCAATCCGCATGCGCTGCGACACGGTCGAGAGCGTAGGCAATGCGCTGATCACCATGTATGCCAGGTGCAAGCATATGGACTCTGCTCGCAGGCTGTTCGAAATGCTGGGTTGTAAAGGCGTGGTAACATGGAACACAATGATAGCCAGCTTTGCGTTGTCCGATGATGCCGAAGAGGCTTCCAAGCTTTTCCGCGAGATGGTATGCGGAGGTGTACAGCCTAATTATGTTACTGTCGTCACGTATCTAGCCCTCTGCGCCCGTGTTGCCAATCTGCAGCATGGGCAGGAGCTCCACGCCCACATCGTCAAGCATGGTTTCAAAGGCTACCGCTTGTTGTGGAACTCTCTTATTGACATGTACTCCAAATCAGGGAGGCTCTTGGTAGCACAAAATGTCTTCGATACCATGGatgaccgtgatatgatatcctacACTTCGATGATAGCAGGGTACGGGATGCAGGGGAAAGGATCAGTTGCGCTGCAGATTTTTTACCAGATGGTTGATAGCGGGATCAGGCCCGATCACATAAGCATGGTTACTGTACTCACTGCGTGTAGCCACTCTGGACTTGTGACGGAAGGAGAAGAGCTTTTCGATAAGATGACCAGTTCATATGGTATAAAGCCTCAGATGGAGCATTATTCTTGCATGGTTGATTTATATGCACGTTCTGGACTAATAGAGAAGGCAGAAGGAATGCTCAATGACAGCTTTTTCCCTTCAACATCCACGATGTGGGCAGCATTAGTCGGGGCTTGCCACGAGAGAGGCAACATAAAAGTTGGTGAAAGGGCAGCTAGGAGGCTGTTGGAGATGAGGACAGAGAATGCCGGTCACTATGTTCTTATTGCTAACATGTATGCAGCTGCGGGTTGCTGGGATGAGCTAGCAACAGTCAGGAAACTGATGCGTGACTTAGGTGTCACAA includes the following:
- the LOC127306109 gene encoding pentatricopeptide repeat-containing protein At1g71490 codes for the protein MSAAAAPLPRPPPAPPLPPATPFHDDSLHSLLASLSSPAAARLLPVPLLAFSRLRHRLPSSSHFLLRPIASLLHLHRPHLRVGAQLHGLSLSLGLSRHPDLAPRLLSLYSSHPSLLPYASRLAAESTYPLAYNILISACLRHGLPRQALAAYQQMSNHAVLPDAFTYPSVLRACAEAGDLALGRAVHQHGAAGGMDGHLFFQNALVSMYAKCGDLVAARTVFDGMPHKDAVSWNTIISGYVAAGQSRQALDLFQRMRADASAEVPHSVTWNTIAGVYVKTRDHRAAVELIREMVNGGAEVDFVTIVIGLNACSRVGWLRLGKEIHGLAIRMRCDTVESVGNALITMYARCKHMDSARRLFEMLGCKGVVTWNTMIASFALSDDAEEASKLFREMVCGGVQPNYVTVVTYLALCARVANLQHGQELHAHIVKHGFKGYRLLWNSLIDMYSKSGRLLVAQNVFDTMDDRDMISYTSMIAGYGMQGKGSVALQIFYQMVDSGIRPDHISMVTVLTACSHSGLVTEGEELFDKMTSSYGIKPQMEHYSCMVDLYARSGLIEKAEGMLNDSFFPSTSTMWAALVGACHERGNIKVGERAARRLLEMRTENAGHYVLIANMYAAAGCWDELATVRKLMRDLGVTKAPGLAWADLGNGFTPFLVGDRSNPLAPEIYEILDELSEQMRNVSNCSDLDIVEVLTDQNQ